Within Pecten maximus chromosome 15, xPecMax1.1, whole genome shotgun sequence, the genomic segment ggtctgtgtgaccttggtacctgtatacttacctgatgtcagtggtctgtgtgaccttggtacctgtatacttacctgatgtcaatGGTCTGTGTGATCAACCtacctgtatacttacctgatgtcaacggtctgtgtgaccttggaacctgtatacttacctgatgtcaatGGTCTGTGTGACCCATCTACCtatatacttacctgatgtcaatggtttgtgtgaccttggtacctgtatacttacctgatgtcagtggtctgtgtgaccttggtacctgtatacttacctgatgtcaatGGTCTGTGTGATCAACCtacctgtatacttacctgatgtcaatGGTCTGTGTGATCAACCtacctgtatacttacctgatgtcaacggtctgtgtgaccttggtacctgtatacttacctgatgtcaatggtttgtgtgaccttggtacctgtatacttacctgatgtAAATGATTTTTGTGACCTAGgtacctgtatacttacctgatgtcaatGATTTTTGTGACCTAggtacctatatacaatgtacttacctGATGCcaatggtctgtgtgaccttgcTACCTATATACGTACCTGATGTCAGTGGTCTGTGAGATCAACCtacctgtatacttacctgatgtcaacggtctgtgtgaccttggtacctgtatacttacctgatgtcagtggtctgtgtgaccttggtacctgtatacttacctgatgtcaatGGTCTGTGTGACCCATCTACCtatatacttacctgatgtcaatggtttgtgtgaccttggtacctgtatacttacctgatgtcagtggtctgtgtgaccttggtacctgtatacttacctgatgtcaatggtctgtgtgacctaggtacctgtatacttacctgatgtcaatggtctgtgtgaccttggtacctgtatacttacctgatgtcaatGATCTTTGTGACTttggtacctgtatacttacctgatgtcaatGATCTTTGTGACCTAggtacctatatacaatgtacttacctgatgtcaatggtctgtgtgacctaggTACCTGTATATCTAAATGATGTCAATGCTCTTTGTGACCTAggtacctatatacaatgtacttacctgatgtcaatagtctgtgtgaccttggtacctgtatacttacctgatgtcaatGATTTTTGTGACCTAGgtacctgtatacttacctgatgtcaatGATTTTTGTGACCTAggtacctatatacaatgtacttacctgatgttaatagtctgtgtgaccttggtacctgtatacttacctgatgtcaatagtctgtgtgaccttggtacctgtatacttacctgatggcaatggtctgtgtgaccttggtacctgtatatCTAAATGATGTCAATagtctgtgtgaccttggtacctgtatacttacctgatgCCAATGGTTTGTGTGACCTTGCTACCtatatacttacctgatgtcaGTGGACTGTGTGATCAACCtacctgtatacttacctgatgtcaacggtctgtgtgaccttggtacctgtatacttacctgatgtcagtggtctgtgtgaccttggtacctgtatacttacctgatgtcaatGGTCTGTGTGATCAACCtacctgtatacttacctgatgtcaacggtctgtgtgaccttggaacctgtatacttacctgatgtcaatGGTCTGTGTGACCCATCTACCtatatacttacctgatgtcaatggtttgtgtgaccttggtacctgtatacttacctgatgtcaatGGTCTGTGTGATCAACCtacctgtatacttacctgatgtcaacggtctgtgtgaccttggtacctgtatacttacctgatgtcaatGGTCTGTGTGATCAACCtacctgtatacttacctgatgtcaacggtctgtgtgaccttggtacctgtatacttacctgatgtcagtggtctgtgtgaccttggtacctgtatacttacctgatgtcaatGGTCTGTGTGATCAACCtacctgtatacttacctgatgtcaacggtctgtgtgaccttggtacctgtatacttacctgatgtcaatGGTCTGTGTGACCCATCTACCtatatacttacctgatgtcaatggtttgtgtgaccttggtacctgtatacttacctgatgtcagtggtctgtgtgacctaggtacctgtatacttacctgatgtcagtggtctgtgtgaccttggtacctgtatacttacctgatgtcagtggtctgtgtgaccttggtacctgtatacttacctgatgtcaatggtctgtgtgacctaggtacctgtatacttacctgatgtcaatggtctgtgtgaccttggtacctgtatacttacctgatgtcaatGATCTTTGtgaccttggtacctgtatacttacctgatgtcaatGATCCTTGTGACCTAggtacctatatacaatgtacttacctgatgtcaatggtctgtgtgaccttggtacctgtatatCTAAATGATGTCAATGATCTTTGTGACCTAggtacctatatacaatgtacttacctgatgtcaatagtctgtgtgaccttggtacctatatacttacctgatgtcaatAGTCTGTCTGACCCATCtacctgtatacttacctgatgtcaatggtctgtgtgaccttggtacctgtatacttacctgatgtcaatGGTCTGTGTGATCAACCtacctgtatacttacctgatgtcaatggtctgtgtgaccttggtacctgtatatCTAAATGATGTCAATGATCTTTGTGACCTAggtacctatatacaatgtacttacctgatgtcattggtctgtgtgaccttggtacctgtatacttacctgatgtcaatGATTTTTGTGACCTAGgtacctgtatacttacctgatgtcaatGATTTTTGTGACCTAGgtacctgtatacttacctgatgtcagtggtctgtgtgaccttggtacctgtatacttacctgatgtcaatGGTCTGTGTGATCAACCTACCTGTATACTAACCTGATGTCAAcggtctgtgtgaccttggtacctgtatacttacctgatgtcaacggtctgtgtgaccttggtacctgtatacttacctgatgtcaatGGTCTGTGTGATCAACCtacctgtatacttacctgatgtcaacggtctgtgtgaccttggtacctgtatacttacctgatgtcaaaggtctgtgtgaccttggtacctgtatacttacctgatgtcagtggtctgtgtgaccttggtacctgtatacttacctgatgtcaatGGTCTGTGTGATCAACCtacctgtatacttacctgatgtcaacggtctgtgtgaccttggtacctgtatacttacctgatgtcaatggtctgtgtgaccttggtacctgtatacttacctgatgtcaatagtctgtgtgaccttggtacctgtatacttacctgatgtcaatAGTCTGTCTGACCCATCTACCtatatacttacctgatgtcaatggtttgtgtgaccttggtacctgtatacttacctgatgtcaatGGTCTGTGTGATCAACCtacctgtatacttacctgatgtcagtggtctgtgtgacattggtacctgtatacttacctgatgtcaatGGTCTGTGTGATCAACCtacctgtatacttacctgatgtcaacggtctgtgtgaccttggtacctgtatacttacctgatgtcaGTGGTCTGTGTGATCAACCtacctgtatacttacctgatgtcaacggtctgtgtgaccttggtacctgtatacttaACTGATGtcagtggtctgtgtgaccttggtacctgtatacttacctgatgtcaatAGTCTGTCTGACCCATCTACCtatatacttacctgatgtcaatggtttgtgtgaccttggtacctgtatacttacctgatgtcaatagtctgtgtgaccttggtacctgtatacttacctgatgtcaatggtctgtgtgacctaggtacctgtatacttacctgatgtcagtggtctgtgtgacattggtacctgtatacttacctgatgtcaatGGTCTGTGTGATCAACCtacctgtatacttacctgatgtcaaCGGTCTGTGTGATCAACCtacctgtatacttacctgatgtcaGTGGTCTGTGTGATCAACCtacctgtatacttacctgatgtcaacggtctgtgtgaccttggtacctgtatacttacctgatgtcaatGGTCTGTGTGATCAACCtacctgtatacttacctgatgtcaaCGGTCTGTGTGATCAACCtacctgtatacttacctgatgtcaatggtctgtgtgaccttggtacctgtatacttacctgatgtcaatggtctgtgtgaccttggtacctgtatacttacctgatgtcaatGGTCTGTGTGATCTACGTCGGTATTTGCCATTGATCAATTTTGACTGGTCTGTGCGACCTATGTTGGTATTAACATATTGTGACTGGTGTATGTCACCTACGTCTGTACTGACCTAtagtgactggtctgtgtgacctatgTCTGTACTGACCTATAGTGACTGATCTGTGTGACCTACGTCTGTACTTTCCTAtagtgactggtctgtgtgacctaaGTCTGTACTTACCTATaatgactggtctgtgtgacctaaGTCTGTACTTACCTAtagtgactggtctgtgtgacctaaGTCTGTACTGGCCTAtagtgactggtctgtgtgacctacgTCTGTACTGGCCtattgtgactggtctgtgtgacctacgTCTGTACTTACCTAtagtgactggtctgtgtgacctacgTCTGTACTGGCCtattgtgactggtctgtgtgacctacgTCTGTACTGGCCTATTGTGACTGGTCTTTGTGACCTACGTCTGTACTGGCCtattgtgactggtctgtgtgacctacgTCTGTACTGGCCTAtagtgactggtctgtgtgacctaaGTCTGTACTGGCCTATTGTGACTGGTCTTTGTGACCTACGTCTGTACTGGCCtattgtgactggtctgtgtgacctacgTCTGTACTGGCCTAtagtgactggtctgtgtgacctacgTCTGTACTGGCCTAtagtgactggtctgtgtgacctacgTCTGTACTGGCCTATAGTGACTGGCCTGTGTGACCTACGTCTGTACTGTCCTATTGTGACTGGTCTTTGTGACCACATTTTGAGGTGATAGGCGATCGTTATTGGAGACGGTGTCTACACGGCAAGTTGGAAAGCAAACAGTTTACTTACTTAGGAAATTGTCtatctattacatgtatatcgttaTAACTATAAATAAATTCTAGTCATTTGTACATACGTCATATATGTTGTTATTGAGCTATAGTTAGTTGGAGAAAAAGGAAAACATTTTAGAAGTGATCGTGACAATTTAATGTGTAAATATCATGTTGTAAACAGCTAAATCACGTATTTTggaatgatacatgtatttacatccGTTTTTGCATTATATACAAGTGACTACTTGAAAACTACATACACATACTACACTGACTAATACCGGAACTTCACACTGAATGTGATCTTCCGTGTTAGTAACATTGATTTGGATACTTATAACGTGCCATAGGTAACGTACGCTGGATGGGTTAAATACTTCCTGTATTCAATACAATGCATTTCTGATTCATCAATAAGTGGCTGTCGTCACATATGTCTCAATAGATCGCAGTGAGCGTTTATCTATGATGttatacaaaacacacacaatatGTTAGCTCGTTTTAAAACGGTGTGATACAGTAGAGCGGCAGGGAATTAAACTGTATTATACCGTTCTAATGACATTGGctgctaataggacgttaaacaaaataaaccaaaccaaactaaatcaTACCGTTCTTTTGCCTTCCCTGGACTCATATCTTTAATGATAAGAACTTAATTGGTGATACCTACGTAATGTAGGTGGTGATCATAAATAGGTCGAAAGAAATAGGCtaatttatgttgtaaatataaatgattttagcgatgatcagttttgttttatttcaactcgtgataagggagataactcgtactgGCATACACCAGACAGATTCTCAATTACGGAAATTACCGAATGTTTCCGATGTTATGAATAGCAGCAGATTTTAATTGACGCGCATGCGTGGTCAGTTGTTTACAATCAAAATCTGCGGTAAAGCGTGTACAATTTGTAGCTGCTTTTTcaatcaatttcatcaaaaaccACCATCCACCCCTTCCTCCTTGATCACGAAGTTGTTAAATATcgagatatatatattaaatggtgTATGATTTTATACAGAAAGTCAGTATATGTCTGACTTATGACTTCATGATGTATGATGTTTTATGACATTGTATGAGTATTATTGTTGTAtgagttttatatataaagtcaGGTATGTCTGACTTATGACTTCATGATGTTTTATCACATTGTATGAGTTGCATTGTATGAGTTGGCGTAATTGGTTCCCCATCTTTGTATAAAGGGGTTCTAAATATTAGTCCCATTTTATGTAACAGATCACTTTGTACAAGTTTGTACAAAAAAGTAAAGATGAAATTTATTCGTCATTTAGAAGAtttaataaatgacatttttcacTTTCAATCTTGATTCTGTTATGTTTTTAATCTTTATACAAACAGAGCACATCCACACCTATCTTGATGCATAGCTAAACAAAAATCTTGATGAGAAGTTGCAAAGGACCAATACAACCAACTTTATAATTTGCAATGGTGTAGTAAAAAAGAAGAGTAAATGTAGCATTGGATCACTATTTAAATGAATGAGATCGTGACTAGACATTTCAGTTCTGACTTCTTTCTTCGGAAATGTATTGtcttatactgtacatatacttCTCAAAGGATTGCAGACAAATTGAATAAAGCGTCATAATCTTCTAAAGAAGACATATACTTCcgttttaaattcatttttttctgatattgaactggtaccagtgttaccGCATACCAAAGTCAAATTTCGCGCTGTTAATGCGACCCATTCTTGTGACGTCACGAGTACACGCGCCTGTCCCGgttaaaattatatttcgtacAAAAccatcaaattaatttcaactttttaatcaatattttccATCGTGAGGATATTCACCTTTTATACAATACAACTATATAGATTGTTCCAAGTTATATTGTCAATCATGTTTTTATCCGGTGGCACGAAAATTCGGGCCgtcaaaaatacatttaatgaacatctttatttcctttttctTCCTTGTCTGACTTTACTCATTCTGTAGGCGTCTCCTCGTAAACCTCGTAATACATTAGCTGTTGCGATGGCACGGAACTAGGTTTggcttgttttgtttaacgtccaggGTTATTTAtggacgtgtcaggttttggaggtagaggaaagccggagtacaaaaccaccggcctacagtcagtacctggcaactgccccacgtgggtttcgagcTCGCAACCCAGACGTGaagggttagtgataaagtgtcgggacaccttgaccactcggccaccgcggccccggcACGGAACTCCGATAAAATAAAGCTTCTAACTATATTTaagaaacattatttatttcaagaTTAACTTCTTTACACAATATCATAACTAATCTCTGCCAAACCATAAAAGATCACTTCTCTCCATTTTGATGATACACAATATTTTAGATATGTATGCCAGTATAATTTTCAGTACGTCCATATTTGGATATCCATCGTATTATTGTTTACACAAGAATATTCCAGAATAAACGGTGTCCATTTCCTGTATTTACTGACTAAAGTAGCTCACAGTCTTAGACAGATACACTTAACTGAACACACGTCATGGCTGGATACAATGAGGCTGATGAATGTTGTTCTCATTCTCATTCCATATAAAATGTCTGTCTGTGTTTTGAGTAAggaataaacatattgtaattaTAATCGGTGTTGAATGATCAATCTCCCATGTGAACCTTACTCTTCTGGCCTGAGGGACCACGCCCCCTACACGTATACAATTTTTGCTTCATTTGAAGCGAGAGAGATCATCATGGATAATTTTTTTCTCCAGTTCTTCTACTAGAGTTTTAAGCCATGGATTTAGGAGGGCTCTACAATGCGGGCGCTTGATCCGAGGGGTCAAGTGATCACGCCATCTTAAACATAATTACTTGATACAGTGACTTCCTGCGGTAATGCTAGGGAAACAATCTTAcgtttatgaaaaaaataaattaaatatctGATCATCGTGAAGCATAAATTACAAACAGTGTGTATGAATGTGTTCATTTTCTTAcctttaaaattgtacaaaatatgcATTGTTAAAATATAACACCAAATTTACGCTTTCCATTTACAATAGAACCCAGTATTCAGGAAAAATACTGCATCTTCCTGGtaaggattaaaatgttaaaagatgaattattttaattatatacaaGAAATGTCAAACCTACCCTGGTGCTGTGATCACAGCTGTTATCTCCGCTGCGAGTCCAAGCAGACAAACAAAAACTGTGCTTATTGCACTTGTCCTCATCGCGAACATCAGTTGTCATCCACAACACGCATCTCTGTAGATCACCATCGGACAcgctggtatatatatatatcggatCAGCCGACTACACAGGCCATTGACAAGGGTTGATAGTGATGATAGCTTCTGTGGAAATAAGAAATCAATTCAATAAAGGTAAAGTGGCATCTAATACCTTCTAATTATCCAGGTTTTTCCATAGAAAATGATAAGtaaatatgattattttaaacattgaaaCCTTAAAGTATAAAAGATGCATGATTGATATATGCCGTTTTGTATAATTTCAGCCGTGACTCTCTTTCCTTTCCTTTCAATGTATGCTCTACAATGGCATGTCCTGGTATGGTATAGACGGTTAAAGTATGTGTTAGAGAAAACAGCGTTTATCAAATCGATAAATCATTAGCTCAGATTTTTCACGTGATATGACGTCACTTGAAATTGATACATCgtactacattgtatttgtatgaATGCAAATGAGTTATATTTTCCGATTGAAGCGAAGATTATCACTTCAACTACACAAATATACTTATCTaattatgaaatgttttattttcaagtatTTGTCTTAACAGTACATTTATTAAAGTAAATCTATCATACATCTCACCGTCGATAACTTTAtgaatgtatttatcaaatttattgcATATCAACGTGACAGTGTTTCAACTCAAACTGGTCTTGTCTTAATAGAAAGTGTTATGTTTCAAATTGTACATTAAAACTCCCGGTGTTACCACCTCTATCAAACGCCTGTACTATATGTGAAAGTTTTGCCTCGCTACAAACGCTTAGTGGCAGGATAAATGTGTATATCTTTACAAGGAAATCCTGAACTTTCAACGGATAAATGTGATGGAGATATCATCGTCATGTCCAGCATATTAAACCATACACTTTAGATTATAACATTCATCTTAAGTAATACACATGCTCTCTCAATGATGATAAAAACACTAGTAGTAATTCATTAACTTGATTCTGAGTGTTgtgaaataatcattttttctTAAAGCATGTTGTTGACGTTTGTAGATGATGTGAGGCCCAGACTCACTGTTCTTGTTCTTCatatttatctacatgtatagtatataaatatacactcATTATAGGCTTGTATCTACAATAGTTCATGATAAGATGTAATTGTCATCCCCGGCCCACTGGCCTAGGAATTAACGAGCGAATCAGCAGTCTTTGATTCCCTTGTCATTCTCTCTGTGGGACTCTTTAAAGAGAATCCTACTCAGGAGCTACTGCAGTGCGTCTGAATCTATTGGGTAGGAACAAATCtgataaaataaattttcataactttataatttTGATCAATTCTAAAATGAATCGGTATACTTCAATGTAGATGGtgcatacaatgtattaacTGTTGCTAATTGAACGTAGTAGATACGGGGGACATCTACACAATCACACCCTATTTCTGTTTTGATAATCCtaaagatattttgttttcaaaagtaGCAAAGTTAGAAAaagttattttgttaaatatgaaATTGCTCAGAGAACGAGGTGACAAAGATAGGAGAGTCAGGGTGACTTGTAAACTTAAGAGAGAAGGATCGAGGTGACAAAGATTTGAGAGACGACGGAGACACAGATCAGAGAGATGAGGAGACACAGATCTGAGAGAAGAGGGAAACAAAGATCTGAGAGACGAGGGATACAAAGATCTGAGAGACGAGGGAGACAAAGATCAGAGAGACGAGAGAGACAAAGACCTGAGAGACGAGGGAAACAAAGATTTGAGAGACGAGGGAGACAAAGATCTGAGAGACGAGGGAAACAAAGATTTGAGAGACGAGGGAGACAAAGATCTGAGAGACGAGTGAAACAAAGATCTGAGAGACGAGGGAAACAAAGATTTGAGAGACGAGGGAGACAAAGATCAGAGAGACGACGGAGACAAAGATCAGAGAGACGAGAGAGACAAAGATATGAGAGACGAGAGAGACAAAGATCAGAGAGACGAGGGAGACAAAGATCTGAGAGACGAAGGAGACAAAGACCTGAGAGACGAGAGAGACAAAGATCAGAGAGACGAGGGAGACAAAGACCTGAGAGACGAGAGAGACAAAGACCTGAGAGACGAGAGAGACAAAGATCAGAGAGACGAGGGAGACAAAGATCTGAGAGACGAGGGAAACAAACATCAGAGCGACGAGGGAAAAAAACATCTGAGAGGCGAGGGAAACAAAGATCTGAGAGACGAGGGAGACAAAGATCTGAGAGACGAGGGAAACGAAGAATTGAGAGACGAGGGAGACAAAGATTTGAGAGACGACAGAAACAAAGATCTGAGAGACGAGAGAGACAAAGATCAGAGAGACGAGAGAGACAAAGATATGAGAGACGAGGGAAACAAAGATCTAAGAGACGAGGGAAACGAAGA encodes:
- the LOC117344103 gene encoding putative uncharacterized protein DDB_G0281733; this translates as MRDERDKDQRDEGDKDLRDEGDKDLRDERDKDQRDEGDKDLRDERDKDLRDERDKDQRDEGDKDLRDEGNKHQSDEGKKHLRGEGNKDLRDEGDKDLRDEGNEELRDEGDKDLRDDRNKDLRDERDKDQRDERDKDMRDEGNKDLRDEGNEDLRDKVNEDQRNDGDKDQVQDTRETNIRETRETKI